Proteins from one Gilliamella sp. ESL0443 genomic window:
- the lepA gene encoding translation elongation factor 4, whose amino-acid sequence MNKNIRNFSIIAHIDHGKSTLSDRIIQICGGLSDREMEAQVLDSMDLERERGITIKAQSVTLDYHAKDGQTYQLNFIDTPGHVDFSYEVSRSLAACEGALLVVDAGQGVEAQTLANCYTALDMDLEVVPVLNKIDLPAAEPERVAEEIEDIVGIDASNAVRCSAKTGVGVVDVLEQLVHDIPAPEGDSNAPLQALIIDSWFDNYLGVVSLIRIKNGELNKGDKIKVMSTGMTYNVDRLGIFTPKQIDKDCLHCGEVGWVVCAIKDILGAPVGDTLTLAKSPADKPLPGFKKVKPQVYAGLFPTSSDDYEAFRDALGKLSLNDASLFYEPENSGALGFGFRCGFLGLLHMEIIQERLEREYNLDLITTAPTVVYEVLTTQNEIIYVDSPAKLPAVNNIQELREPIAECNILVPQTYLGNVITLCVEKRGVQTNMVYHGNQVALTYEIPMTEVVLDFFDKLKSTSRGYASLDYSFKRFQVADMVRLDVLINGERVDALALITHKDNAPYRGRELVEKMKDLIPRQQFDIAIQAAIGNHVIARSTVKQLRKNVLAKCYGGDVSRKKKLLQKQKEGKKRMKQVGNVELPQEAFLAILHVGKD is encoded by the coding sequence ATGAATAAAAATATCCGCAATTTTTCAATTATTGCTCATATTGACCATGGTAAATCAACGCTTTCTGATCGTATTATCCAAATCTGTGGAGGACTTTCTGATCGTGAAATGGAAGCTCAAGTTTTAGACTCAATGGATCTGGAACGTGAACGTGGTATTACAATTAAAGCACAAAGTGTTACTTTAGATTATCATGCTAAAGATGGCCAAACATATCAGCTAAACTTCATCGATACACCAGGACATGTGGATTTTTCATATGAAGTTTCTCGTTCACTTGCTGCATGTGAAGGTGCATTACTTGTTGTTGATGCAGGGCAAGGTGTTGAAGCGCAAACTCTTGCAAACTGTTATACAGCACTTGATATGGACCTTGAGGTTGTACCAGTACTTAATAAAATCGACTTACCGGCAGCCGAACCTGAAAGAGTGGCAGAAGAGATTGAAGACATTGTTGGTATTGATGCTAGCAATGCAGTAAGATGCTCGGCTAAAACCGGAGTAGGTGTGGTTGATGTGCTTGAACAACTCGTTCATGATATCCCTGCGCCAGAAGGTGATTCGAATGCACCACTACAAGCACTAATTATTGATTCATGGTTTGATAACTATTTAGGTGTTGTATCACTAATTCGTATCAAGAATGGTGAGTTAAATAAAGGTGATAAAATCAAAGTTATGAGTACAGGAATGACTTATAATGTTGATCGCCTAGGGATCTTTACTCCAAAACAAATAGATAAAGACTGCTTGCATTGTGGTGAAGTAGGTTGGGTTGTTTGTGCAATCAAAGATATATTAGGAGCACCTGTAGGGGACACGTTAACTTTAGCAAAATCTCCAGCAGACAAGCCACTACCAGGATTTAAAAAAGTTAAACCTCAAGTATATGCAGGATTATTTCCAACCAGTTCTGATGATTACGAAGCATTTCGTGATGCATTAGGAAAACTAAGCCTTAACGATGCCTCGCTTTTTTATGAACCTGAAAATTCTGGTGCGTTAGGATTTGGTTTCCGTTGTGGTTTCCTTGGTTTATTGCATATGGAAATCATTCAAGAACGATTAGAGAGAGAGTATAATCTTGATTTAATTACTACTGCACCAACAGTAGTTTATGAGGTTTTGACTACTCAAAATGAAATTATCTATGTTGATAGCCCTGCAAAATTACCTGCGGTGAATAACATTCAAGAACTTCGTGAACCTATAGCTGAATGTAACATATTAGTTCCACAAACGTATTTAGGTAATGTAATTACTCTATGTGTTGAAAAGCGCGGTGTACAAACCAATATGGTTTATCATGGTAATCAAGTTGCATTAACTTACGAAATTCCAATGACTGAAGTTGTTTTAGATTTCTTCGACAAACTGAAATCAACTTCACGTGGTTATGCCTCTTTAGATTACAGCTTCAAACGTTTCCAAGTCGCAGACATGGTTAGGCTTGATGTATTAATTAATGGTGAGCGTGTTGATGCATTAGCACTCATTACCCATAAAGACAATGCACCATACCGTGGGCGTGAACTAGTCGAAAAGATGAAAGATCTTATTCCGCGTCAGCAATTTGATATCGCGATTCAAGCTGCAATTGGCAACCACGTCATAGCTCGTTCAACAGTTAAACAACTTCGTAAAAATGTTTTAGCTAAATGCTATGGTGGTGATGTAAGTCGTAAGAAAAAACTTTTACAAAAACAAAAAGAAGGTAAAAAGCGCATGAAACAAGTAGGTAATGTAGAATTACCGCAAGAAGCGTTTTTAGCTATTCTACATGTTGGTAAAGATTAA
- a CDS encoding MucB/RseB C-terminal domain-containing protein, giving the protein MATETNEALNLLNKMSKAVQINDYQIHFVSQDREQFGSTFEYNHLGAAKKENINAQLLYLEGPAKEIILHNNTTSYFQPDSPSFSIASSRITEAFPDVIYNDFNSIANIYDFILLGKTRTANRGAQLVKIIAKDKDRYSYVIWIDDETFLPLRIDLIDDDNDIVNQLKVVDIDVDFDVKKFKNYIDNRTYPILLSIEKQNNLLDAWRLAWLPKGFKEIAAYNVNFYSSDIATKLFSDGVFSFTVNVSLEQASQPNQLIQQGGRTIFSTNLGNKNIIIIGNLPEGTIERIAQNIVEKSP; this is encoded by the coding sequence ATGGCAACAGAAACAAATGAAGCGTTAAATTTATTAAATAAAATGAGTAAAGCGGTGCAAATCAATGATTATCAAATTCATTTTGTATCACAAGATAGAGAACAATTTGGCTCAACTTTTGAATATAATCACTTAGGCGCAGCTAAAAAAGAAAATATTAATGCGCAATTGCTTTATCTTGAAGGTCCAGCAAAAGAGATTATCTTGCATAACAACACCACCAGTTATTTTCAACCTGATAGCCCTTCATTTTCGATTGCTAGTTCTCGCATAACAGAGGCATTTCCTGATGTAATTTATAATGACTTTAATTCAATAGCGAATATTTATGATTTTATTTTATTAGGTAAAACTAGAACGGCAAATCGTGGTGCTCAATTAGTTAAAATAATTGCAAAAGACAAAGATCGCTATAGCTATGTTATATGGATCGATGATGAGACTTTCTTACCATTACGAATAGACTTAATTGATGATGATAATGACATTGTTAATCAATTGAAAGTTGTTGATATCGATGTTGATTTCGATGTTAAAAAATTCAAAAATTATATTGATAATCGAACTTACCCAATTTTATTATCAATCGAAAAACAGAATAATTTACTTGATGCTTGGCGCTTAGCATGGTTGCCAAAAGGATTTAAAGAAATAGCGGCGTATAATGTCAATTTTTATAGTTCTGATATTGCAACTAAATTGTTTTCTGATGGCGTATTTTCTTTTACAGTAAATGTCTCTTTAGAGCAAGCAAGTCAACCTAATCAACTTATTCAGCAGGGCGGAAGAACAATATTCTCAACTAATCTGGGTAACAAAAATATTATTATTATTGGTAATTTACCTGAAGGGACAATTGAAAGAATTGCCCAAAATATTGTTGAGAAATCGCCGTAA
- a CDS encoding RseA family anti-sigma factor, translating into MQIEQKQQLSLLMDGEFTDDNFVDVVSHDERLQSCWHRYHIAREAMRGELHGSSLTLDISNQVAMAIADDDLYPQLTEQPSQDEISIPKAENLFWVRIKDVVAKVSQVGLAACVTLAIIAGVQYHQGQSDDASGAPTLNTVPMGVNVAPVGGIQHNDKQLLEKRQYDKIRLLVQDYELQKRLNAR; encoded by the coding sequence ATGCAAATAGAACAGAAGCAGCAACTTTCATTATTGATGGATGGTGAGTTTACAGACGATAACTTTGTTGATGTCGTTAGCCATGATGAACGTTTGCAATCCTGCTGGCATCGCTATCATATCGCAAGAGAAGCAATGCGAGGAGAATTGCACGGTAGTTCATTAACATTAGATATTAGCAATCAAGTTGCTATGGCTATTGCGGATGATGATTTATACCCACAATTAACAGAGCAACCTTCTCAAGATGAGATTTCAATTCCTAAAGCTGAAAATCTATTTTGGGTGCGAATTAAAGATGTTGTGGCTAAAGTTAGCCAAGTTGGACTTGCTGCTTGTGTTACATTAGCAATTATTGCTGGTGTTCAATATCATCAAGGTCAATCGGATGATGCCAGTGGTGCTCCAACGCTTAATACTGTTCCTATGGGTGTTAATGTAGCTCCTGTTGGTGGAATACAACATAATGACAAGCAATTACTTGAAAAAAGACAATACGATAAAATTAGATTGCTCGTTCAAGATTATGAATTACAAAAAAGGTTAAATGCCCGTTAA
- the rpoE gene encoding RNA polymerase sigma factor RpoE, whose protein sequence is MGEQITDQVLVDRVLNGDKNAFNLLVVRYQNKLAHLVSRYVLPSEIPDVVQETFIKAYRSLSSFKGESIFYTWLYRIAVNTAKNYLTSQGRRPPSSDIDASEAESYEGADSLRDVDNPESLVLSKEVERVVFEAIEALPDDLRTAITLREIDGLSYEEIAEIMGTPVGTVRSRIFRARDAIDEKIKPLIS, encoded by the coding sequence ATGGGGGAGCAAATAACAGACCAAGTTTTAGTAGATCGCGTTTTAAACGGAGATAAAAATGCGTTTAATTTACTTGTGGTACGTTATCAAAATAAGCTAGCTCATTTGGTATCACGTTATGTTTTACCTTCTGAAATACCTGATGTTGTGCAAGAAACTTTTATTAAAGCTTATCGTTCATTAAGCTCTTTTAAAGGTGAAAGTATTTTTTATACTTGGTTGTATCGAATCGCGGTTAATACTGCAAAGAATTACTTAACTTCGCAAGGCAGACGACCACCATCTTCGGATATTGATGCAAGTGAAGCGGAAAGTTACGAAGGTGCAGACTCATTAAGAGATGTCGATAACCCTGAAAGTTTAGTTCTTTCTAAAGAAGTTGAAAGAGTAGTATTTGAAGCAATTGAAGCATTACCTGATGATTTAAGAACCGCCATCACACTACGTGAAATTGATGGATTAAGTTATGAGGAAATAGCTGAAATTATGGGTACACCAGTCGGAACTGTGAGATCACGTATTTTTAGAGCACGTGATGCTATTGATGAAAAAATAAAACCATTAATTAGTTAG
- a CDS encoding class I adenylate cyclase, with the protein MQYDINNIKKELDDLAILKHERAQSGMSLEFQRVFSLLPVLFHFNHPNLPGYVGEETPLGIAYYQPSNEIVEQLKNEFNFSEVNKKNHANISALYSMGSTCSIGQSTSSDLDIWICIENSLSDVKKQALIQKCRLIETWAEDLGIKLTLFVVDVDRFINQHHECLMGENCGSAQHILLLEEFYRSANLLAGKRLLWFAIPSDFTVNDVTYPTYEKCVQALVVSNIIKREEWIDFGPLTGLSAEEYFGASLWQLYKSIDSPFKAVLKTLLLEAYSSIYPKNRPIAFDMRELIQKGEIHSHHYLDSYSMLLDRISNYLTKIRDFQRLELVRHCFYLKVNEKLSQKANSSSWRRDILNEFVQNWGWQQSLLEKLDASKTWKIEQVREIHEILLHTMMTGYRNLLNFGRRNNLDSLISPQDLAILTRKLYASFEVLPGKISTLKLNISDNLQEDVLTFIHVKEDRINRAGWYVYNQKPKLNSIVGHQYLEYSKYLVKLVGWCYFNGLISDSTQFYYYDGDDRDNKKITKLIKDLKNYFPIDVPTATEEQLYGPCEIRHLAIILNLENDPTVNLKLEDEISTNVLNYGRQELSLVSSIDLLYRNSWNEIRVLHFSGTLCVLEAIKALLNRMHKDADLPNSVEIFCYSNQLSNEIKNQMKRLMYNCVDLRLSTTKNNSTQVKPLRIDGASWYLFFERFGVSFHQFESAIDFYGAVSNNKVQGRPLNILDESNELPKEIDSVAYEGIIQFFFEDTANGFDLYILNEHNQIEIYRNCNGTKENMVKDINDFYVLSDDRFTFTTSSSVNFNLPQFYQITYNDAGEREIFLLN; encoded by the coding sequence ATGCAATACGATATAAATAATATAAAAAAAGAACTTGATGATCTTGCAATACTAAAACACGAACGTGCTCAAAGTGGTATGTCTCTGGAATTTCAGCGTGTCTTTTCATTATTGCCTGTTCTTTTTCATTTTAACCATCCCAATCTGCCAGGTTATGTGGGCGAAGAGACTCCATTAGGTATTGCGTATTATCAACCCTCCAATGAAATTGTTGAACAGTTAAAAAATGAGTTCAATTTCAGTGAGGTAAATAAAAAAAATCACGCCAATATTTCTGCATTATATTCAATGGGTAGCACATGTTCCATCGGGCAATCTACCTCATCAGATCTTGATATATGGATCTGTATCGAAAATAGTTTATCTGATGTTAAAAAGCAAGCATTAATACAGAAGTGCAGATTAATAGAAACTTGGGCTGAAGATCTCGGCATTAAACTTACTTTATTTGTTGTTGACGTCGATCGGTTTATTAACCAACATCATGAATGTCTAATGGGTGAAAACTGTGGATCTGCACAGCACATATTACTACTTGAAGAATTTTACCGTTCAGCCAACCTTTTAGCAGGTAAACGACTGTTATGGTTTGCGATTCCTTCTGATTTTACAGTCAATGACGTCACTTATCCAACCTATGAAAAATGTGTCCAGGCATTAGTTGTATCGAATATCATCAAACGCGAAGAATGGATTGATTTTGGACCTTTGACGGGTTTATCTGCTGAAGAGTACTTTGGTGCAAGTTTATGGCAACTGTATAAAAGTATCGATTCACCATTCAAAGCAGTATTAAAAACATTATTACTTGAAGCTTATTCTTCGATCTATCCAAAAAATAGGCCTATCGCGTTTGATATGCGGGAATTAATTCAAAAAGGAGAAATCCATTCCCATCACTATCTTGATTCATACTCGATGTTATTGGATAGGATCTCAAACTATTTAACAAAGATTAGAGATTTTCAACGACTGGAGTTAGTTAGACATTGCTTTTATTTAAAAGTGAATGAAAAATTGTCACAAAAAGCAAATTCATCGTCATGGCGACGTGACATATTAAATGAATTTGTACAAAATTGGGGGTGGCAACAATCATTATTGGAAAAATTAGATGCTAGTAAAACTTGGAAAATAGAACAAGTTCGTGAAATACACGAAATATTACTACATACTATGATGACGGGTTATCGAAATTTGCTCAATTTTGGTCGTCGTAACAATTTAGATTCATTGATTAGCCCACAAGATCTTGCAATATTGACTCGCAAATTATATGCCTCTTTTGAAGTTCTTCCTGGTAAAATCTCTACATTGAAATTGAATATTTCTGATAATTTACAGGAAGATGTTTTAACTTTTATCCATGTTAAAGAAGACCGGATTAATCGAGCTGGTTGGTATGTTTATAACCAAAAACCTAAACTCAATTCGATTGTTGGACATCAATATCTAGAATATAGTAAATACTTAGTCAAATTAGTTGGTTGGTGTTACTTTAATGGTTTGATTTCAGATTCAACTCAATTTTACTATTATGATGGTGATGACCGTGATAACAAAAAAATCACCAAACTGATTAAAGATCTGAAAAATTACTTTCCAATTGATGTTCCAACAGCAACAGAAGAACAATTATATGGTCCGTGTGAAATACGCCATTTAGCAATCATATTGAATTTAGAAAACGATCCAACGGTTAATTTAAAGTTAGAAGATGAAATCAGCACTAATGTTCTAAACTATGGTAGGCAAGAATTAAGTTTGGTTAGCTCAATTGATTTGCTTTATCGTAACTCATGGAATGAAATTCGGGTCTTGCATTTTAGTGGTACTTTGTGTGTGCTAGAAGCTATAAAAGCTTTACTCAATCGTATGCACAAAGATGCTGATTTACCCAATTCGGTCGAAATCTTTTGTTATAGTAACCAGCTAAGTAATGAAATTAAAAATCAAATGAAAAGGCTGATGTACAATTGTGTTGATTTGAGATTATCGACAACTAAAAATAATTCAACACAAGTTAAGCCATTGAGAATTGATGGGGCGTCTTGGTATCTATTCTTCGAACGGTTTGGCGTTTCATTCCATCAATTTGAAAGTGCTATTGATTTTTATGGTGCAGTATCAAACAACAAAGTTCAAGGTAGACCGCTAAATATTTTAGATGAAAGTAATGAATTACCTAAAGAGATAGATAGCGTCGCTTATGAAGGTATTATTCAATTCTTTTTTGAAGATACCGCAAATGGATTTGATTTATACATTTTAAACGAGCATAATCAGATCGAAATTTACCGTAATTGTAACGGTACCAAAGAGAACATGGTCAAGGATATTAATGATTTTTATGTATTATCTGATGACCGCTTTACGTTTACCACCAGTAGCTCTGTTAATTTTAATTTACCACAATTTTACCAAATTACATACAACGATGCTGGTGAACGCGAAATCTTCTTACTTAATTAG
- a CDS encoding CoA pyrophosphatase — MNKAAVLIPIITIENQLHLLFQVRSKKLKWQPGDICFPGGRVELSDISPEYTAKRETFEELGITLDQITILGQLPKFYASLGMIIYPFVAKIEHVDKLDNLQINHDEVESVFMVPLAWFIEHPPKKATMFVGFKPDDNFPFELVPNRTANWQKKSQHDVHFYQYGDYVIWGLTAQIINCFISTININI; from the coding sequence ATGAATAAAGCTGCCGTGTTAATCCCTATTATCACTATTGAAAACCAATTGCACCTGCTTTTTCAGGTACGTTCAAAAAAACTTAAATGGCAACCAGGCGATATTTGTTTTCCTGGAGGACGAGTTGAGTTATCGGATATCAGCCCTGAATATACCGCCAAACGTGAAACTTTCGAGGAGTTGGGTATTACGCTTGATCAAATTACAATACTAGGTCAATTACCTAAATTTTATGCCTCATTAGGCATGATAATTTATCCTTTTGTTGCAAAAATTGAGCATGTAGATAAATTGGATAACTTACAAATTAATCATGATGAAGTTGAGTCGGTTTTTATGGTTCCATTAGCATGGTTTATTGAGCATCCCCCCAAAAAAGCAACTATGTTTGTTGGCTTTAAACCTGATGATAATTTCCCTTTTGAATTAGTTCCAAATCGCACAGCAAATTGGCAAAAGAAATCGCAACATGATGTACACTTTTATCAGTATGGTGATTATGTCATTTGGGGATTAACTGCACAGATAATTAATTGTTTTATAAGCACCATAAATATAAATATTTAG
- a CDS encoding YdgH/BhsA/McbA-like domain containing protein, translated as MKRYNKSSIALALLLSLPIANIYAALPLTAEESNNLIPFKEISVTGSYLQAQNAADDISKAADEVGAKYYHITGIEQPSTGTSTDRAIVYADVYKSNAPIAVSNEEVTHNGVVLYPRSKALYYLPFAVVKFKGDYNNTSEILDAASKIASEKDAYAFYVYSIIADDVKNREQDVDVALYKKEAPVRDFIISKAIAGQDAYEITSEAFKIMKPYKTIVFHGTFNNTSEVSAAAQKYAIANDAHFYYVKEISNNRAETAQTVYVNLYR; from the coding sequence ATGAAACGTTATAATAAATCATCTATTGCATTAGCTTTACTATTATCTCTACCTATTGCCAATATTTATGCGGCTTTACCATTAACAGCAGAAGAAAGTAATAACTTAATTCCCTTCAAAGAAATCTCTGTAACCGGTAGCTACTTACAAGCACAAAATGCAGCAGATGATATATCAAAAGCTGCAGACGAAGTTGGTGCTAAATATTATCATATAACTGGTATTGAACAACCTTCTACAGGCACATCAACTGATCGTGCAATTGTTTATGCCGATGTTTATAAATCAAATGCACCTATTGCGGTAAGCAATGAAGAAGTTACTCACAACGGTGTTGTGCTTTATCCTCGTTCAAAAGCTCTTTATTATTTACCATTTGCAGTCGTAAAATTTAAAGGCGATTATAATAACACTTCTGAAATTTTAGATGCAGCGAGTAAAATCGCTTCTGAAAAAGATGCCTACGCGTTTTATGTTTACTCAATTATTGCTGATGATGTAAAAAATCGTGAACAAGATGTTGATGTTGCATTATACAAAAAAGAGGCGCCAGTTCGTGACTTTATCATTTCTAAAGCAATCGCAGGTCAAGATGCTTATGAAATTACGAGCGAAGCATTCAAAATCATGAAGCCATATAAAACAATCGTTTTCCATGGAACATTTAATAATACCAGCGAAGTTAGCGCAGCAGCACAAAAATATGCTATCGCTAACGATGCACACTTCTACTATGTAAAAGAAATATCAAATAACCGTGCTGAAACAGCGCAAACTGTTTATGTAAATTTATATAGATAA
- a CDS encoding TIGR04211 family SH3 domain-containing protein gives MKNIITLFSLITLVFSVEAADKYVTENVDIYLRRGPGSQYAYTNAVKAGEKVAELEKSADGKYTRIQLPNGSSAWIESNKLKDQPSLKVLVPTLESKLAEYKDKVDNAEQYRQNAINDYSEKLKQAEQTIESLQARNKELEQINKSQDTKLESMLNQVDDKRRDLIVTWFTYGGLVAGGGFLLGLILPAIMPGRRKKDRWMR, from the coding sequence ATGAAAAATATTATTACTTTATTTTCTTTAATTACGCTGGTTTTTAGTGTTGAAGCAGCAGATAAATATGTGACTGAAAATGTTGATATTTATCTTCGCCGCGGTCCAGGTTCTCAATATGCCTATACGAATGCAGTTAAAGCAGGGGAAAAAGTTGCAGAACTAGAGAAAAGCGCTGACGGTAAATACACCCGGATACAACTTCCTAACGGTAGCTCGGCTTGGATTGAATCAAATAAACTAAAAGATCAACCTAGCCTTAAAGTACTTGTCCCAACGTTAGAGTCAAAACTTGCGGAATATAAAGATAAGGTTGATAACGCAGAGCAGTATAGACAAAATGCTATCAATGATTATTCCGAAAAATTAAAACAAGCCGAACAAACAATTGAAAGCCTACAAGCTAGAAATAAAGAATTAGAACAAATCAATAAATCACAAGACACTAAACTTGAATCAATGCTAAATCAAGTTGATGACAAGCGACGAGACCTTATTGTTACTTGGTTTACTTATGGTGGCTTAGTAGCTGGTGGTGGATTCCTATTAGGTTTAATTTTGCCAGCTATTATGCCGGGGCGCCGCAAAAAAGATCGCTGGATGCGCTAA
- a CDS encoding alpha-galactosidase: MNCHLRTRDIDIILRTQPYAELCYFGKRLQNVNLDDIDMLIPAVPNSRIDIDVPFTLCPEEGVGNFSSPGLEGHRNGKDWSPVFVTKKVTKKKNDITIISEDSIAKLRLTSKLILDETGVLQCQNSLTNLGKEPYQVNRLSVTLPIPERAQELMAFSGRWIKEFFPHRTKIEHCGYLQENRRGRTSHEYFPGMVVGTDGFKEQTGEVWGIHLGWSGNHRIQVAVKSNGKRFIQAEALYLAGEISLAKGETLSTPWLYATYSNEGLNKMSQHFHQFLRQNIIHFASDKPRPVHLNTWEGIFFDHNPDYIMKMATKAAQLGVERFIIDDGWFGKRDDDYQALGDWYLDKRKYPKGLEPVIKHVKKQGMEFGIWVEPEMISKNSDLYRAHPDWLLELPGYNQPEGRHQYLLDLQNPAVFDYLLERLNWLLGSYDIDYIKWDMNREIVQAGHEGHPAVVGQTNAVYRLMDILQEKYPNVEIESCSSGGGRIDFEVLKRTQRFWASDSNDALDRQIIQRGMSYFFPPEVMGAHIGGKTCHTTYRELDMNLRGLTALFGHMGVELDPVKESAEEQKGFTHYIRLHKQLRPLLHSGNSVRLDVDDSAAMQSYGVVSQDKKEAAFIIAQLALPTYALSGNLRLVGLLADKQYKIEILDLPDHIDPQVNGHAMKSFPKWMTTDTTLSGDWLMNIGLPLPVLDPATAMLIKVTAK; the protein is encoded by the coding sequence ATGAATTGCCATCTTAGAACCCGCGATATAGATATTATCTTACGCACCCAACCTTATGCTGAACTCTGCTATTTTGGTAAACGATTACAAAACGTAAATCTTGATGATATCGATATGCTTATACCTGCCGTGCCCAATTCACGTATTGATATCGATGTCCCGTTCACCCTTTGTCCTGAGGAAGGAGTAGGAAACTTTAGCTCGCCAGGACTAGAAGGTCATCGAAATGGTAAAGATTGGTCACCAGTTTTTGTTACCAAAAAAGTAACCAAGAAAAAAAATGATATAACTATAATTAGTGAAGATAGTATTGCAAAACTTCGTTTGACTAGTAAGCTGATTTTAGATGAAACCGGTGTATTACAATGTCAAAATAGTCTGACTAATCTAGGTAAAGAACCATATCAAGTCAACCGTTTATCTGTAACATTACCAATTCCTGAACGTGCACAAGAATTAATGGCATTTAGTGGTCGTTGGATTAAAGAGTTCTTCCCTCACAGAACAAAAATCGAACATTGTGGATACCTGCAAGAAAACCGCCGTGGTCGAACTTCACACGAATACTTTCCGGGTATGGTAGTTGGTACCGATGGATTTAAAGAACAAACTGGTGAAGTTTGGGGTATCCATTTAGGTTGGAGTGGTAATCATCGTATCCAAGTTGCAGTGAAAAGTAATGGTAAGCGCTTTATCCAAGCCGAAGCACTTTATCTTGCTGGAGAAATATCATTAGCTAAAGGTGAAACATTAAGTACTCCTTGGCTTTATGCAACTTATAGTAATGAAGGCTTAAATAAGATGAGTCAGCATTTCCATCAATTTTTACGCCAAAATATTATCCATTTCGCAAGCGATAAACCTCGTCCAGTCCATCTTAATACTTGGGAAGGAATCTTCTTCGATCACAACCCTGATTACATCATGAAAATGGCGACAAAAGCAGCACAACTGGGTGTTGAACGTTTTATCATTGATGATGGTTGGTTTGGCAAACGTGATGACGATTATCAAGCATTAGGCGATTGGTATTTAGATAAACGCAAATATCCAAAAGGACTTGAACCAGTTATCAAACATGTAAAAAAACAAGGAATGGAATTTGGTATCTGGGTTGAGCCAGAAATGATCAGTAAAAACTCTGATCTTTATCGAGCACATCCTGATTGGTTACTTGAATTACCTGGCTACAATCAACCTGAAGGGCGTCATCAATACTTACTTGATTTACAAAATCCAGCGGTATTTGATTATCTACTCGAAAGATTAAATTGGTTACTCGGTAGTTATGATATTGACTATATTAAATGGGATATGAATAGAGAAATTGTTCAGGCAGGCCACGAAGGTCACCCAGCTGTAGTTGGACAAACTAATGCGGTTTATCGTTTAATGGATATTCTGCAAGAAAAATATCCTAATGTTGAAATTGAATCATGTTCTTCTGGTGGTGGTCGTATAGATTTTGAAGTGTTAAAACGTACTCAACGTTTTTGGGCCTCAGATTCGAATGATGCATTAGATAGACAAATCATACAACGAGGTATGAGCTACTTCTTCCCACCTGAGGTAATGGGTGCTCATATCGGCGGCAAAACTTGTCACACCACCTATCGTGAATTAGATATGAATTTAAGAGGATTAACAGCATTATTTGGACATATGGGTGTTGAACTCGATCCCGTGAAAGAATCGGCAGAAGAACAAAAAGGTTTTACTCATTATATCCGTTTACATAAACAGCTACGCCCATTATTGCATAGTGGTAATAGTGTTCGTTTAGATGTTGATGATAGCGCAGCTATGCAAAGCTATGGTGTGGTAAGTCAGGATAAAAAAGAAGCAGCATTTATTATAGCGCAATTGGCATTACCGACTTATGCATTAAGTGGTAACTTACGCTTAGTTGGATTATTAGCTGATAAGCAATACAAAATCGAAATTCTAGATCTACCTGATCACATTGATCCGCAAGTAAATGGCCACGCCATGAAATCATTTCCAAAATGGATGACAACAGATACCACACTGTCAGGAGATTGGTTAATGAATATCGGCTTACCATTACCTGTACTCGATCCTGCTACCGCAATGTTAATAAAAGTTACGGCAAAATAG